GTCTTGCAACTGGCGGTTAAACCACTCTAGCTTGGCTTCCaggagccccccccccaaaaaagtgttatgcAGTGTGCAATGGGCACACTTGCTAAGAACCACTAGAGGGGGGGGGCAGGGCGAAAGAGAAAGGAGGTGAGATTGTGTGCGAGGGAGAGAGTgtatgagagaaagaaagagagaatttgtgtgtggtgtgtgcgtgagTATTTGTGactgtatcagagagagagagagcatgtgtctGACTGTGTGGAGCGTGGAGCACCCACACTAAGCTTCTGGCCCAGTAGAAGACTACTAGTGCCAGCTGGGGCAGGTTGGTGGGAAAGCCTGCTCTCCCACcgcgctggagaggagaggcgTACTCTGCTGTGGGTGCGagcgtgttgtgttgtgtgtttgtttgtgtaggCTGTGGGGGGAATGAGCGAACCAAGCCAGGACTTGCTCAGAAACCCCCCAGCGCTTGACAGTGACACACTGCACTACTGTGCTACTCACTCCCCCTCCCAGTGTCCCTTTGGTCCCTTTGGAAGCTAGTCACATACAGGCCAGGGCTCCCTAGAGTGCAGTGTGGTAACCCATATTTTATTCAGCCAGTGACACACAGAGTAAGGGAGACACAGCACCTGTATTCCAGTCAGTGATATTACGCAGTATGTGTGAAACAGTGCCAGATGAGTGGATACACTCCTAATAGACTGCTACTGCGATATGCTGACAATGCTTTGGCGGTTGAGGGGGAGGTGGGAGGATAAGGCTTGAACAGCTACAATAGTATGCATGATGGTTACATATAAATGGTGCATGTTTGCTTGAAGGTGACATGTATGTGTGCAGAATGATGTCAGTATGATGTGTGCATATCTATAGCATATGTATAATACATGCATGCAGCATTTGTGATATCTATGTATGGCACTAGCCCAACTTGCCAGGGGATTGTGTTTTGCTATGTGAGATTAGTATGATAACACATGTATACATGTGTCATGTACACATGCAGCCTCTTATAATCATTGCATGACATTCTCCCTGATTAGAATAAGGATGACTTACCTCCAGACCCTGCTCCTGGGATGTGAGGGTGTTGATGATGCGGATCCACCTGGTCTTGACAGAAAGTAGTCCCACCTCATATTGCGTATCTCTCCACCAGGGTCGCCCAAAGTCATTGGTCCAGTCAGTACGAGGGCAGGGAGGGGGCACGTGCACAAAGCGCCCCCTAGGGGTGTAGTATTTCACACACCCAGATAGTGGGTCAATGTGGGTCAGAATCTGAAAATACAAATGGGGAATTTGCCTACTCATCATCAATATAATGAAAAAGAAAGACAAATATGTAACATTCTTGATAGAAGTCTGATTATTTTCTCACTCACATCTTTTGTCTTTGGGTCAAACCAGTGACTGATGTCCTTTCCTGCACACTCAATGATAGGCTTCAGAAGTACATCCCCTGAAAAAAAGTGTGTTATTTATTAAACTGTTGTAACCTAATAGCCTATTTGTATTCGACAACTTACCTTTAAATTCATTCACCAATGGTGTCAAGTCGTACACCTTGCCCAGGTATGACACCCACAGGTCGCCAAGGGTGTTATGAAGGGACACCTCTGTTGGGGTGAAATACTTTGTTGGCCGCATTTGTATTACTTCCGCAAATTTACCCAATTTATGTAGAGCTATAAAAGGTCATGTAAAATGTAACAACTGAGCATATGTCAGAGATATAACAAGTAACGTATATTGTTTATGTGCAAGCTCACTCGCTATTGTATCAACAAGTGTACACACGAACAGCTGGAGCTCCGTTACTGTGGTAACCACGGAAGCGTCTGGCAAAGACAGCACGACACTGAAATCAGCTTTGCGGAATCTCACACAAGTGGTTGCACAGTCAATAAATCATGTCACACATTTGACCAATTTTATTATAGAATTAAGCATGACAATACTTTGTCATTTAATAGGATCTAACTGAATGATCCATTAAATGCTCCAAAACCAAATAGGTGCAAAGTTTTACCAAACCTCTGGCTTTACCTACCTACATTGCATACTACAATACCCACAATGCATCGTATTCCCTAACGAATATCCGGCTGTACAACAGTGAAATAATTCCTCAAGAAAAATACGATCAAGAAAGGGTGGAATGGCAACAATGATTGAAGAAAATGGTCCATCAACTCATGTAGGGGTGATATATATTTAATAATGTCGTATTTGACACACTTCTAATACATAATATTCACTTTGCCAAACTGAAAGGAGAGCGTGCATAGCTGATCCATACACTTCGTGGGCAAGTTGGATCcactagctagctaagctaaAGTAGCCCAAGATGTACTCTTAAGGAGCCGACCGTTAACATTACTCCTTAAGGaccttgtgttttttttcttccaaagaTAGACTTGCTCTGACAGCCAAATACTTCAGCTAAACGTAAATCGATTCTCTTTTGCGatacggttctagaaacataaagccctttactttcatatcacatcaaaaataatttcacaaaggCAAAATGTACTATTACTGTACAACACAGGAGGTTGCTGAGGGGGGCGGTTCATAATATTGTCCGTAACGGAGCAGGTGGAATGGCAGCAAACACATGAAAACTGTGTTTGATGTAGTTGATGCTATTCCACAAATaacgctccagccattaccacgagcctgtcctcccccaTTAAAGTGCCGCCAACATCCTGTGCTGTACACTGTTTTAAC
This DNA window, taken from Oncorhynchus tshawytscha isolate Ot180627B linkage group LG10, Otsh_v2.0, whole genome shotgun sequence, encodes the following:
- the LOC112261043 gene encoding cytochrome b5 domain-containing protein 1 gives rise to the protein MRPTKYFTPTEVSLHNTLGDLWVSYLGKVYDLTPLVNEFKGDVLLKPIIECAGKDISHWFDPKTKDILTHIDPLSGCVKYYTPRGRFVHVPPPCPRTDWTNDFGRPWWRDTQYEVGLLSVKTRWIRIINTLTSQEQGLEVCSEETLNEILQRYLRYNSHAASYTWKHDCVNLDMSKTLEENGIPDEDEDFYNTRMDRDLFSQSICLYFNDDLTEL